From the genome of Longispora fulva:
TGTGCTCGGCCTCCAGCCCGAACAGGCCGTGCGCCGCCAGCTGGACGATCATCGAGTCGGGCACCACCCGGCCGCGCTTGGACGCCCGGGGGTGGGCGAACACCGGCACCCCGCCGGCCGCGCGCACCAGGTCGACGGCCTCGAACACGTCGACGGCGGCCTTGGGCAGCTTCCACCGGGCGCCGAGGTACTCCGCCCCGAACGCCTCGTCCACGGAACCGACCACGCCCAGCTCGACCAGCGCGCGGGCCAGGTGCGGGCGGCCGACGGAGCCGCCGGCCGCGTAGCCGAGGACCTGTTCCCAGGTGATGTCGACGCCGTCGGCGCGGATCAGGTCGACCATCCGCTCGCCGCGGTGCGCCCGGTCGTCGACCAGGCCGGCCATGACGCCGGCGAGTTCGGCGTGTTCCGGGTCGAAGAGGTAGGCGAGCAGGTGCAGCTCCATGCCTTCGCGGTCGGCATCGGACCGGACTCCCTCGCCGGCGACGTCGGACCGGCCACCCGTGCCGGCGGCGTCGGGCCGTCCGGCCTTCCACACCGAAGCCCCATGGTCGTCCCACTGACCGCTGGACGTGCCGCCGTCCCACCAGCAGGAGATCTCCGCCCCCGGCACCAGGGTCAGCCCGGCCGGCAGCGCGGCGGTCGCCGCGTCCCAACCGGACGTGGTGTCGTGGTCGGTGAGCGCGACGATGTCCAGCCCGGCGGCCCGCGCCTCGGCCATCAGGGCACCCGGCGGGACGGTCCCGTCACTCGCCGTGGAATGGACGTGGAGATCGATGCG
Proteins encoded in this window:
- a CDS encoding PHP domain-containing protein, with protein sequence MRIDLHVHSTASDGTVPPGALMAEARAAGLDIVALTDHDTTSGWDAATAALPAGLTLVPGAEISCWWDGGTSSGQWDDHGASVWKAGRPDAAGTGGRSDVAGEGVRSDADREGMELHLLAYLFDPEHAELAGVMAGLVDDRAHRGERMVDLIRADGVDITWEQVLGYAAGGSVGRPHLARALVELGVVGSVDEAFGAEYLGARWKLPKAAVDVFEAVDLVRAAGGVPVFAHPRASKRGRVVPDSMIVQLAAHGLFGLEAEHTDHTDAERDELLALAHDLGLFVTGSSDYHGANKTVRLGARTTSMAVYERIVAESHGTPPRVSGPARG